The nucleotide sequence CTCAACGACTTTTTGCAAAACTTTGGCGGCGTGGGGATCACCATCGAGGATCCCGTCGAATATGCCCTTGATGGCCCCGTGGGCGAGTATGGCTATTGCTATCAGGTGCAGGTGAATAAGGATGAGGATTGGGCCTCGCCGCTCAAACGCGCCTTGCGCTGGACGCCTCGCTTCTTACTGGTGGGCGAAGTGCGTTCGCCCCGCGCGGCTGAGCAAATCCTTCGCGCCGCGACGACAGGCCATTTGGTAATCACCACCATCCACGCAGGATCAATTGAAGAAAGCCTGATGGGGCTTATGCACCTTGCCGAACAAGGCATGGGCAACGCCGCCAATTATATGCTGGCGCAAGGCCTGACGGCAGGCATGCACCAAACGCTCAATGCCTCGGGGCCGTTTTTACGTTATGTGATGACTGAGGAAAACAACAACGGCGACCCCATTCGCTCTCTCGTGCGCGAAAACCGCGTGGGCATGATCAATTCCTATATCGATAAGCAGATTGCCCGCATGAACACCATTCATGGCAGCGGCAGCGCGCCCTTACAGGGAAAAAGATAAGAAAGCGCAGGGTCTTAAGGGTCTAGTGAGTGGGATAAGGCGCTAAAACCGTAACGGCATATTCCGCAGCCTTAATTATTATGGGACGGACAGCATCGCTTCCCCCCTTCTTATAAAGCTCATCCGTAACATCTTTTAAACAAAGACGCGCACCCATCTGCTTTTCGGATACAGCCACGACCAAATTCTGGCCTACCTTTACCATTTCTGACACGTCGCCTTGTGCTATGGCGTTTTGAGCCGAGGCGATTAATTCTTCTGCCCCTTGACTATCATAATCGCGACCAATATAGGAAGAACAAATGAACATGTTGGGTGTTTCCTTTTCTAATAACAAATCACTGGGATAATTTCTTTTTTAATTAATAATCTCATCCATCTTCATGTCAACGAGAAATTCAATAGCACGCATATAATCGTGGCGGCGGAGCTTGGCGACATGATCGACGCCAAACTCGGCTTCGACGATCATCTGGACTGTTTCTTGGCGGACATTCTGGTTATAGGCAACATAGGCAAGAAGGGCATAAATAGAAGTAAGTTCGCGGTCGTTAATTCGCTCGATTTGAGGGGCTGTGGTTTTATCGGAAAATTGAGGCATATCGGTAGAGCAAGAGACTTTAAGCGTTTCGGCAACCTTCACCATATGCTCGCGGGAGGTTGTGTCGACGACGGGGCGTTTATTGGTTGTGGGTTTGGTCATAATGCTCTCCTTTTTAAAAAGTTATTGTAAAACAGGCTGTTGCCAACGCTTCCTTTTGATTTTGTGCTCTGAAAAGCCGCCTAGGCTCTCCATCGATTTTTGTACACTACACGAAAAGATTGTTTTCCGCAACTAAAAAGTTCTGTTGCATTACTTTCTTGAAGGTGATAGTGTCGTTTTCAGAAACTTACGGCGCAGACATTAACGGGGGGTTAATTTCTGCGCCAAGAAATGAAACATAAAGCGTGCAGCATCGGCCAAGATTTTCTCGCCAACGCCGCATCGCAAAACCGACGTTAGAAGGTTGCCACGTTATGATTACAGGACGCCAGATCAGAGCCGCCAGAGCCCTTTTGGATATCAGCCAAGATGAACTGGCCGAGGCGACAGGCCTCACCCCCCAAGCCATCCGCAAAATCGAGAATGGCGATGTCCAGCCCCGCGAAGGCACGATTGCGGATATCACAAGGGCGTTTAATGAACACCGTTTGGAGTTCACGGACAACCAAGGCGTGCGCTTTATTCCCGAAGATGTTGAGGTGTTATCGGGAGATAGTGGTTTTTTACGTTTTACCGACCTTATTTATACGCATCTTCAAATGAAAGGCGGCACGATCCGCCAACTTGGTATTGAAGAAAGCTATTTTGAGAAGTGCAACACGAACATTGCAGAAGCTCACAGAAAAAGAATGGCCCCCTTAGTTCACTCGCGCAAAGATATTTTTGTGCGCGCCATTTTAAATTATGGCGACACACAGTTTATTTCTACGGACTATGCGGAGTATCGTTGGCATCCTACAAATGCTCCGAAACCAATTCCCTATTATATTTTTGGGGATTCTGTCTGTATTTTCGCTCTTGAGGCACAACCCTCCCCCAAAATCATATGTATATCGTCCCCCATTATAGCAGCGGCCTACACAACCCAATTCGATCAAGTCTGGGACATGTCCAGTATACCGAGAAAAGAGAATAAATGACATATAATCAAGCAAATCTTTCCACAATC is from Bdellovibrionales bacterium and encodes:
- a CDS encoding ATPase, T2SS/T4P/T4SS family, giving the protein MFTSDTPPASNKLCDLSFMDLYIRVDHPAPARYRCAARDYTNNWTRVLPEIYKDEIERLANQLRGQIDSPDSAFAYDGMRFRLSYQRLANGEDWVVLRRISARVPKLEDLNFAPHICTHLRRLGQRDGLIIISGATGNGKTTTAFALLNDFLQNFGGVGITIEDPVEYALDGPVGEYGYCYQVQVNKDEDWASPLKRALRWTPRFLLVGEVRSPRAAEQILRAATTGHLVITTIHAGSIEESLMGLMHLAEQGMGNAANYMLAQGLTAGMHQTLNASGPFLRYVMTEENNNGDPIRSLVRENRVGMINSYIDKQIARMNTIHGSGSAPLQGKR
- a CDS encoding helix-turn-helix transcriptional regulator, whose amino-acid sequence is MITGRQIRAARALLDISQDELAEATGLTPQAIRKIENGDVQPREGTIADITRAFNEHRLEFTDNQGVRFIPEDVEVLSGDSGFLRFTDLIYTHLQMKGGTIRQLGIEESYFEKCNTNIAEAHRKRMAPLVHSRKDIFVRAILNYGDTQFISTDYAEYRWHPTNAPKPIPYYIFGDSVCIFALEAQPSPKIICISSPIIAAAYTTQFDQVWDMSSIPRKENK